Sequence from the Paenibacillus tundrae genome:
TCGGGAAGATTGTCAGGAAAACAACGGTCATCAGCGGCATTAGGATACCTGCGCCTGCTGCTTGAATAACACGACCGACCATGAGAATGGCGAAGGTAGGACTAATCCCACAGACCAGTGTTCCTAATGTAAAAAGCATCATAGCCGTGATAAAAATCTGACGTGTAGAAAATTTGGCAATGAGATATGCTGTAACGGGAATCAGTACACCATTGACGAGCATATATCCAGTTGTAAGCCATTGGGCCTTATTCGCGTTAATCGCGAGGTCTTCCATGATTTTAGGAAGAGCTACGTTCATCAGGGTTTGATTCAAGAAGGCTACAAAAGCACCTATTAACAAAGCGGCAACGATTGGCCCTTTCTTGATGTTGTCCATCCCTACGGATGGCGCTGTAGCGGTTGTACTCATTGGTTGTTCATCTCTCTTCCTTCTAACTTTTCAATCATTTGAGTATGAATTCTTAGCAGATGATCGAGATCTTCCTTCGGAATGTCCAGAATAGGCGATACTCTTTCCATCCATAGGTGATGTGTCTCCTGCTGCGCCTTCTCCCCTTTATCCGTAATCTGCAACATAACGGATCGGCGGTCAGCATGTGAACGAGTCCGGATGAGGTATTCACCTTTCACGAGACGCTCTATAACCGCACTCATAGAGCTGCTTCCCATATGGCAAAGTTCTGCCACTTCATTGACTCCGATTGAAGGTCGCTCCTTCAGAATGGATAACACCATAAACTGAATAGAGGTCAACTCGATCTGCTTGTTTTCATTCCAGAATGCTCTGAAGAGCATTTGATTCACTTGTCGGAACGAATTAATAATATAGAATACTTCATACGTATCAGTCATTGTTTCACCCGTTTACTTTTGGAATATAATATTTCGCACACGAAATATCAGGGGAACAATTACTTATTATAACAAAAATATTTACATAGTCAACTCTTTACATATGATTTTTAAAATAATATTAGAACATATTATATTTGATATATAAAATATATAAGCAAGCCCGGTAGGAGCTAATCAGTTTGATTGTAGCTTTTCCCTGAACGATGAGATTATGCAGCCATAGTCTTGAACTGTAACGTTGTTCTAGTCGTCATGATCACCAAAAACCTCTATTCCACTTGAGGTGAAATAGAGGTTGATCATTTCGAGAATAAGATTGAGTTTAATGATTCGATTATACTTTTAGATAAACAAATTATGGTTCGCCTGATCTGCTTGTCCGAGATAATAACCAACGCCACCAATGACAGCCTGATCAATTAATTCCTCATGCTGAATGCCCATCAGATCCATCGACATCTGACAAGCCACGATCTCTACCCCTTGTGCGATAGCAGACTCCATAAGTTGCTCCAGCGAAGCGACATTATTTTTTTTCATCAGCCCCCGTATCATCTTTGAACCTGTACCAAACATATTCATCTTGGAGAGTCCCAGCTTGAGGCTGTTGCTTGGCAGCATCATATCAAACATACGAGCCATACCTGTTTTAGCAGGTGCTTGCAACATCTCGTGCTTGCGAATGATATTTAAGCCCCAGAAGGTGAAAAACATCGTTACTTTCCGTCCGCTTGCTGCTGCCCCATT
This genomic interval carries:
- a CDS encoding MarR family winged helix-turn-helix transcriptional regulator, with the protein product MTDTYEVFYIINSFRQVNQMLFRAFWNENKQIELTSIQFMVLSILKERPSIGVNEVAELCHMGSSSMSAVIERLVKGEYLIRTRSHADRRSVMLQITDKGEKAQQETHHLWMERVSPILDIPKEDLDHLLRIHTQMIEKLEGREMNNQ